From the Bacteroidia bacterium genome, one window contains:
- the scpB gene encoding SMC-Scp complex subunit ScpB, with amino-acid sequence MQNNPTATPIEERDGDDMATDSETMNEQSGMRDDTASALDRPAESDERPEAGDGQAASAPGTEEGAPAASEAPDEDAAGEDEPVDPADDDELRGILEALIFASDEPLTFKQIKELLAPDQQDESDEEAGPGKRRRGIRLTITRVKRCIDTLNSEFEEAGRAFRIIEVSGGFAFQTTGEYGAWVGRLFAERSRRRLTQSALETLAIIAFKQPISKPAIEGIRGVNAEYVVKSLLERNLISIVGREDSPGRPLLYGTTKNFLKHFGLSSISDLPKPREIEDLLSAEDELAVNPIDEMDPGQAMNLTKMSSQDLERLFDTARLRSDTEEGGDADDTESSDNRENEASNLRVMLDVDSDDVLPTDTASSGPDDLPDDVREIEQDLPVWVEEEESIGQDFAATGPAAVGDESNDEENEDFDDEADAENHAPDNESDEEDEESDDEQDEEDDDSDDEQDDDEEFVDEQDEEDEDSDDEQDEEDDDSDDEPDDDEEFVDELDEEDEDSDDEQDEEDDDSDDEPDNDEEFVDELEEEDEHSDDEQDEEDDDSDDEEDVAFADEQEAEDEETDEDLTASDDESLDADPVGFASEDDFLREIESNLPEFDETGFDASDEIPEGESPADEDAFETFEDFPDDDTNERRDDTDDSDENPFDTDMPDDAGDEAPR; translated from the coding sequence ATGCAGAACAACCCGACAGCCACTCCGATTGAGGAGCGTGACGGCGACGACATGGCGACAGACAGCGAAACGATGAACGAGCAGTCCGGGATGCGCGACGATACCGCTTCCGCTTTGGACCGCCCCGCGGAGAGCGACGAGCGGCCCGAAGCAGGCGACGGTCAGGCCGCTTCCGCCCCCGGCACCGAGGAAGGCGCCCCCGCCGCCTCGGAAGCCCCCGATGAAGATGCGGCCGGCGAGGACGAACCCGTCGATCCGGCGGACGACGACGAGCTGCGCGGCATTCTCGAAGCATTGATATTTGCCTCCGACGAACCGCTGACGTTCAAGCAGATCAAGGAATTGCTGGCGCCCGACCAACAGGACGAAAGCGATGAGGAGGCAGGTCCGGGTAAGCGGCGCCGCGGCATCCGTCTCACCATCACCCGCGTGAAACGATGCATCGACACGCTCAACAGCGAGTTCGAGGAAGCCGGACGCGCGTTCCGCATTATCGAGGTATCCGGCGGCTTCGCGTTTCAAACTACCGGAGAGTACGGCGCCTGGGTCGGACGGCTGTTCGCCGAACGTTCGCGGCGTCGCCTGACGCAATCCGCGCTGGAGACGCTCGCCATTATCGCCTTCAAACAGCCGATCAGCAAGCCGGCCATCGAGGGCATTCGCGGCGTCAACGCCGAATATGTCGTGAAATCCCTGCTCGAACGCAATCTCATTTCCATCGTCGGCCGTGAAGACAGCCCCGGCCGTCCGCTGCTCTACGGCACGACAAAGAATTTTCTCAAGCACTTCGGACTCAGCAGCATCAGCGACCTGCCAAAACCGCGCGAGATCGAAGATCTGCTCTCCGCCGAAGACGAGCTGGCCGTCAATCCCATCGATGAAATGGATCCCGGTCAGGCCATGAATCTGACGAAAATGTCCTCACAGGATCTCGAGCGCCTCTTCGACACGGCCCGGCTGCGCAGTGACACGGAAGAAGGAGGGGACGCCGACGATACTGAATCCTCCGATAACCGGGAAAACGAGGCGTCGAATCTTCGCGTCATGCTCGATGTGGATTCGGACGATGTGCTGCCGACGGATACCGCCTCTTCCGGCCCCGACGACCTCCCCGACGATGTCCGTGAGATCGAACAGGATCTGCCCGTCTGGGTGGAGGAAGAAGAGAGCATCGGACAAGATTTCGCAGCGACCGGACCTGCAGCCGTCGGCGACGAGTCGAATGATGAGGAAAACGAAGACTTCGATGACGAAGCGGATGCAGAGAATCACGCCCCGGACAATGAGTCGGATGAAGAAGACGAAGAGTCGGACGACGAGCAGGACGAAGAGGATGACGACTCGGACGACGAGCAGGACGATGACGAAGAGTTCGTTGACGAGCAGGATGAAGAAGACGAAGACTCGGACGACGAGCAGGACGAAGAGGATGACGACTCGGACGATGAGCCGGACGATGACGAAGAGTTCGTTGACGAGCTGGATGAAGAAGACGAAGACTCGGACGACGAGCAGGACGAAGAGGATGACGACTCGGACGATGAGCCGGACAATGACGAAGAGTTCGTTGACGAGCTGGAAGAGGAAGACGAACACTCGGACGACGAGCAGGACGAAGAGGATGACGACTCGGACGATGAGGAAGATGTTGCCTTCGCTGACGAGCAGGAAGCAGAGGATGAGGAAACCGATGAGGACCTTACGGCGAGCGACGATGAGTCACTCGATGCGGATCCCGTCGGTTTTGCGTCGGAGGACGATTTCCTCAGGGAAATCGAGAGCAATCTTCCGGAATTTGACGAAACAGGGTTCGATGCTTCGGACGAAATTCCGGAGGGCGAATCGCCTGCGGATGAGGACGCCTTCGAGACCTTTGAGGATTTCCCGGACGACGACACGAACGAACGACGCGACGATACAGACGACAGTGATGAAAACCCCTTCGACACCGATATGCCGGACGATGCCGGCGATGAGGCGCCCCGATGA